The genomic window CGCTCCGTCGTGCTCCGGGGCGAGCACCAGGCTCAGCAGATCGGCGTCCGCGAGCTTCGCCCACAGCGGCCGGTCGAACTCCCCGTCCACGGCGCCCGGGGTGAGGGCGGGGCTCAGCACCCCATCGGGCGCGACGCCCGAGAAGACCGCCCTCGCCGCCTCGACGGCCGCCTGCTGCTCCTCGGTGAAGGTGAAGTCCACTGCCCAGTCCTCCCGCGCACCCGGCCCTGCCCGCAACCGAGGGGCCTCATGGTCCCGACGGCTCAGCGATCTGACGGATCGTCAAGATAGAACAGGTTCTAGCGGAAGGGAATGGTGTCCGCGGCCTCGGCCGCGGACACCTCCGGCGTCAGCGGTCGAAGTCCAGCTCGACCTCGGGCGTCACCGGATGGGACTGACAGGCCAGCACATAGCCCGCCTCCGTCTCTTCGTGCTCCAGCGCGAAGTTCCGGTCCATCCGGACCTCTCCCGAGACCAGGAACGCTCTGCACGTCCCGCAGACCCCGCCCTTGCAGGCGTAGGGCGCGTCGGAACGGGCCCTGAGCACCGTCTCCAGCAGTGATTCGCCTTCCTGCACCGGCCAGCTGCCCGAGCGGCCGTCGAGCGTCGCGCTCAGCGTGCTGTGCGCGGGCGCCGCGGTCGGAGCCGGCGCGGGCACGGCGTCCACATGGAAGATCTCCTCGTGGATCCGGCTCCGCTCGACACCCAGCCCGCGCAGCGCCCTTTCCGCCCCCTGGACCAGCCCGAACGGTCCGCACAGGAACCAGCCGTCCACCTGCGGCACGGGGAGCAGCGCGGGCAGTAGACCCGTCAGCCGCTCCTCGTCGAGCCGCCCGGACGGCAGCCCCGCTTGCTGCTCCTCCCGAGAGAGCACCGTGACCAGCTGGAAGCGGTCCGGGTAGCGGTCCTTGAGGTCGGCGACCTCCTCCAGGAACATCGTCGAAGCCGCGGTGCGGTCGCTGCGGATCAGACAGAACCGCGCCCCCGGCTC from Streptomyces sp. FIT100 includes these protein-coding regions:
- a CDS encoding 2Fe-2S iron-sulfur cluster-binding protein, coding for MFHPLRVSEVERLTDDSVAVTLAVPAELRDAFRHTPGQHIAIRRTGANGEEIRRTYSICAPAAATGEEPVLRVGIRLVDGGEFSTYALKELSVGDTVEVMQPMGRFVLEPRPGHFAGVVGGSGITPVLSIAATLLAREPGARFCLIRSDRTAASTMFLEEVADLKDRYPDRFQLVTVLSREEQQAGLPSGRLDEERLTGLLPALLPVPQVDGWFLCGPFGLVQGAERALRGLGVERSRIHEEIFHVDAVPAPAPTAAPAHSTLSATLDGRSGSWPVQEGESLLETVLRARSDAPYACKGGVCGTCRAFLVSGEVRMDRNFALEHEETEAGYVLACQSHPVTPEVELDFDR